The proteins below come from a single Argopecten irradians isolate NY unplaced genomic scaffold, Ai_NY scaffold_0229, whole genome shotgun sequence genomic window:
- the LOC138312164 gene encoding uncharacterized protein translates to MALMKACGFLEWEETRVPREKPCDQESEIHNVLLRKMDMLANQNELILLKLDEVLAEKSKECTARINKSKKSMYQQKLSEAKNLHWTIKDRSGNSLKHNSNENSQMTEHILSFVKGMYPSAQNGVIMVSIERYFESLKQKEHKNLTEKTEHHKEKMMRYSRKKRKMTSRIAALNEKRSYSEEKKKKVREALRVDMMSSEEENISGDEACFLVKDIPWRSEEFSSIMKELDQKTINCRHQSQGGFM, encoded by the exons ATGGCTCTGATGAAAGCGTGTGGGTTCTTAGAGTGGGAGGAAACCAGAGTGCCCCGAGAAAAGCCATGTGATCAg GAATCCGAGATCCATAATGTTTTGCTGAGAAAGATGGACATGCTAGCAAATCAGAATGAGCTGATACTCCTAAAGTTGGATGAGGTTCTTGCTGAGAAATCCAAAGAATGTACCGCTCGTATTAATAAATCTAAAAAGTCAATGTACCAGCAGAAATTAAG TGAGGCCAAAAACCTGCACTGGACCATCAAAGACAGGAGCGGCAACAGTCTAAA GCATAACTCAAACGAAAACAGTCAAATGACAGAGCACATACTGAGTTTTGTCAAAGGAATGTACCCCTCTGCACAGAATGGAGTAATAATGG TGTCCATAGAAAGGTATTTTGAGTCACTAAAGCAGAAAGAGCACAAAAACCTCACGGAGAAAACCGAACACCATAAGGAGAAGATGATGCGTTACAGCAGAAAGAAAAGG AAAATGACATCCAGAATAGCTGCGTTAAATGAAAAGAGGAGCTATTCtgaagagaaaaagaaaaaagtgaGGGAGGCATTGCGTGTGGACATGATGTCTTCAGAGGAAGAAAACATCTCGGGGGATGAGGCATGCTTCCTGGTCAAGGACATCCCCTGGAGGTCAGAGGAGTTTTCTTCAATTATGAAAGAACTTGACCAGAAAACAATAAATTGCAGACACCAAAGTCAAGGAGGCTTTATGTAA